From Sceloporus undulatus isolate JIND9_A2432 ecotype Alabama chromosome 6, SceUnd_v1.1, whole genome shotgun sequence, one genomic window encodes:
- the AGR3 gene encoding anterior gradient protein 3 gives MHSALGLSFMLIAVSSNFAMAIKKEKRLPQTLSRGWGDEITWVQTYEEGLYQAKQSNKPLMVIHHLEDCQYCQALKKVFAENQEIQEMCQNNFVMLNLMHETTDKNLSPDGQYVPRIMFIDPSLTVRADITGRYSNRMYTYEPQDLPVLIENMKKALRLIQTEL, from the exons atgcattCAGCACTGGGTTTATCCTTCATGTTAATTGCTGTTTCCTCCAATTTTGCAATGGCaatcaagaaggaaaaaagacTTCCCCAGACACTCTCAAGAG GATGGGGAGATGAAATAACCTGGGTACAAACTTATGAAGAAGGGCTATATCAAGCAAAGCAAAG TAATAAGCCACTGATGGTTATTCATCATTTGGAAGACTGTCAGTACTGTCAAG CATTGAAGAAGGTTTTTGCAGAAAACCAAGAGATACAAGAAATGTGTCAGAACAATTTTGTCATGCTTAACCTCATG CATGAAACCACAGACAAGAACTTGTCACCTGATGGACAATATGTGCCGCGAATTATGTTCATAG ATCCTTCTCTCACAGTGAGAGCAGATATCACTGGAAGATACTCTAACCGAATGTATACTTATGAGCCTCAAGACCTGCcagtgt TAATAGAGAACATGAAGAAGGCATTGCGCCTCATTCAGACTGAGCTGTGA